The sequence CCATTACTGATGGTTGTTGTCTGCTCATTTGTATCATCATCTAAGGGTAAGGTTTTGATTTCATCATTGAATCCATCAGTCAAACCAAGCAACCTGGAACAATGAAATGAGAATTCCATCAAGTCATGAAAAATATCAGGTTCAACTGGATAGTTAAATAAATTCAGcagaccaaaattaaaaaataaataacccaaaaactggTAAGAAATAATCAATGTTGATCCATCGAGTATACCCATTTCTTGACTTCTTCAAATCCTTTTGCTTCCTTTTCTCCTTCTTGGTCAGAGGAACCCGTGTAAATAGTTCTTCTTCTTGTCGTGCTCGATCTTCAAACTGTTCCACGTATCTTTGGGATTCCCAGCTATCGAGTCCAGCATATTCTTTAACCTGATTTTACCATCATTGACAGGTGATCCAGTGAACTTGTGAACGTAGTCTTCAAGCTTACACAATACCAGAAAAACAATAGACAACAAACCTCAGCGGGTCTATCCTCCATATCATCTATCAGTTCTTTCATAAAACCATGTTTAGCTTTTCGAAGAGTCTCCTTCTGTCTTCTCAGAGCATTTCTTTCCTGTTTTGACATCTTATCCTCCTCCATAATCATGGGGGCAATTTTGGGCGGTCGATACACACCACCATTCTGCAGTATATAAACATGAACTTAGGAAACAAAAACCCTCAGATGTTTCAAAAACTACTAATAGATATATTTGTTAAGAACTGACCTGAGCCAGCATATCAGTTTTGCTTTCAAGCAAGTCTGGGTTTGGTCTATATTTCAAATTATCCTCTGGTTTCTTAGATGCCTTAGATTCGTTTTCGCTCACATCTACTTGATCTCTTGCAGAACCGGCATCCCTTATGAGCTTTTGAATTTgatattcaagttttttatcaATCATCCGGATCTGTTAATAAACATTAAAGTGAACACAGTAGTAGTAAGAGCCACTTAACTGGTACACAGATAAGcttagagaaaaagaagaagaagaagaatgatatTCATACCTTCTCCAAAAACAACCTTATCTCCACAAGGCTACGAACTACAGGATGTTTCTCAATTGACAAACCTTTTGCCTTGCGTATCAGATAAAAAACCAGTGATTGGCAATAACTTAGTAGCAGTAAATGTTTAGCTTCAAGGTAGCTTATCCCTTCCGTAGTCGGAAAATTATTCGTTTTTACCTATTATATGACAAAACAAGAAtcgtaaaagaaagaaagaaagaaaaaaaaaccgattgcACGTTCTTAGAAATAAAAAGTGTGTAAAATCTCAGTATCAAAAGCAAGAATTCGTTAAATTGGTTAGTTTAGAAGCTCTGCTTGCTTACCTTGGCAGTTAAGGCTTGAACTTTATTCCTCACCATATCCAatccttcttttatttctttcaacatTGTAGCTAACTGTGGAGCTTCCCtggtcaaaaacaaaaacaaaaacaaagaaagaaatggaaCCCATAAATTATTAAACCCTAAATCAAATTATCATATTGAGAATCGAAAATCTCAAATACTCACTTTTCTTTGACTTGAATCTGTTCTTCTTTGGTAGCCGCCTCCATCTTTTCGTGATCAACAATGACACGGGAGCTAGGGTTTTAGAGTTCCCCTTCGCGCCCTGagggaaaagtaaaaaaagaagaagttttgCTCTTCTCTTGAGAACAGTGTCATATAAAATCTGGGTCAAATAGTGGGGCTCTTACTGATATGGGCCTCTGTTATTCGGTCTGCTGTGCTATAACTAGtctcttgaaaaaatatattaaaataatattttttaatttttaatataaaaacataaaaaatatttaaaaatataaaaaagtaattaatttgaaaaaaataaaaaataaaaaacactaacacTCCGTTCCTCTATCTTCTAGTCTTCAAAATCCTCTCCAATCAATTAATCCAACCAGGAAGGGCACGTACGTTTGGCATAAAATCTCCATGAACGAGACGTTGTTTGTTTCCCTAGGGAAATCCCAGCTACACCAGTATCATCCCTATACCCCTGATTAAAACCATCAAATCAAAacggaaaaacaaaaatttgaacATGCCTCTATTCCTatttctgtgtgtgtgtgtaatcaGCGAGCGTCTCACGGATCGGATCAACActtgtataaataattaaaaagaaaaaacgaacGCGACCAACACGGGTTGCTACTTGTTATCAATTGACTCGCTaaataatggaaaaaagaaatgtgAAGAAATTTAGCTTTTCTTTCGATTGTGATGCATTTGTATAACAGAGAGGAGAAAATATTTGCCTTAAGTTTATTGAATGATACTCTTCCACTTATATACAAGTATTTCCTTACAATTGTGCTAcgtcatattaaaaaaatgaattacaatagaaataatataattagtaGAACAGGTCTACATATATCTTTCCTAAACCATTACGTAAACTTTGGGATATTCATTGATCCTTTCTTaatactccccctcaagttggagagtGAATGTCGAGAACTCCTAACTTGCGAATCATGGTAGAGAAAATCTCATTTCCCaatggcttagtgaagacatccgTAAATTGATCTatcaaaattatgaatttagttATGATGGATCCATCTTGTATTTTATCTCGAATAAAATGACAATCCATTTCTATATGCCTAGTTCTCTCATGAAAAAATTGGATTAGCCGCTATATGCAAAGCTACTTTGTTGTCATAGTGTAGCAATGCTGGTTTTTGATGCAATATCCGTAAATCTTTTAACAATGAACGTAACCACGACAACTCACAATATGTACCTGTCATGGCTCGATATTTGGCTTCTGCTGAGGAGAGTGATACTGTTTTCTGTCTTTTTGTTCGCTAAGAAACAAGTGAAGATCCTAAGAAAACACAAAACCTGTAGTGGATCTCCGAGTCATTGGGCAACTAGCCCAATTTGAATAACAAAAAGCTTGCagagataaattattttgagaaaagaacAACCCTTGTCCTGGTGCACCTTTTAGATAACACAACACATGCAAGGCAGCTTCCATGTGTGGTTTGCGTGGTGCATGCATAAATCGACTTAGCACATGTACATAATACATGATATTCGGTCGGGTAATCGTCAAGTAAATTAGACAACCTACAAGTCACCTATACTAAGATGGATCTTTAAGTAAATCACCTACATTTGagagttttgtgttttgttccaTAGAAAAGTTCATAGGTTTAGCACCTAAAATCTCACCATCCTCCAAAATTTCCAAAGTGTACTTCCATTGTGAGATAACAATACCTTTTTGTGATCGAGAGACCTCAATTCCCAGAAAATATTTCAAGTTGCCCACATCTTTAATTCAGAAACGACTATGCAGAAATCTCTTTAGTGTGTATATAGCCTTAAGGTCATTACTTGTGATCAGAATGTCGTCAACATATATCAACAATGCAGTAAAGGATTTATCATTGCGACAGGTGAATAATGAATAATCTGCTTTAGATTGAATATATCCGGTAGCTTGAATAGCTATAAAGAATTTAGCAAACCATTGACGAGAATCTTGCTTTAATCTATAAAATGACTTTTGGAGGTGACATACCAAACTCTCCCCCTGTCGTCGAAGACCAGGAGGTAGACacatataaatttcttcatgAAGATCACCATGAAG is a genomic window of Populus alba chromosome 5, ASM523922v2, whole genome shotgun sequence containing:
- the LOC118030064 gene encoding uncharacterized protein, which translates into the protein MEAATKEEQIQVKEKEAPQLATMLKEIKEGLDMVRNKVQALTAKVKTNNFPTTEGISYLEAKHLLLLSYCQSLVFYLIRKAKGLSIEKHPVVRSLVEIRLFLEKIRMIDKKLEYQIQKLIRDAGSARDQVDVSENESKASKKPEDNLKYRPNPDLLESKTDMLAQNGGVYRPPKIAPMIMEEDKMSKQERNALRRQKETLRKAKHGFMKELIDDMEDRPAEVKEYAGLDSWESQRYVEQFEDRARQEEELFTRVPLTKKEKRKQKDLKKSRNGLLGLTDGFNDEIKTLPLDDDTNEQTTTISNGGSAMGKLKKRKRTY